In the Acropora muricata isolate sample 2 chromosome 10, ASM3666990v1, whole genome shotgun sequence genome, one interval contains:
- the LOC136930856 gene encoding polyprenol reductase-like, translating to MAACLCKMDALFTCLVVLNVTVVGVHVLYFMRDYTPYWMHETFEWGKTKPFRSSTSWTKIFHVPNRLFIHFYLVGTLMAYTYLGMMVFHCFNRNTSIPQDMSEIFDLYFTPPINCFTSLLSLVFLLIQTSRRLIESLFISIFTGKMNVAHYLLGVTYYILVSTALAAPFFQSSKSDEGWCDSCKHSFATVRWYQYVAMVMFVWASWHQWKCHIILAMLRQSPSGQITKVYRIPYGDWFEFVSSPHYLAEIVIYLSLFILQKACNIYFGLILLFTIQNLTIGATVTHGWYKNKFKEYPNSRYRIFPFIY from the exons ATGGCGGC ATGCTTGTGTAAAATGGATGCCCTGTTCACATGCTTAGTTGTCCTAAATGTCACCGTTGTTGGGGTACATGTACTGTATTTTATGAGGGATTACACTCCCTACTGGATGCACGAGACTTTTGAATGGGGAAAGACGAAGCCTTTTCGGAGCAGTACTAGTTGGACTAAGATTTTTCACGTTCCAAACAG GTTGTTCATCCATTTTTATCTGGTTGGAACTTTAATGGCATATACATATTTGGGGATGATggtatttcattgtttcaacAGGAACACATCAATCCCTCAGGACATGTCAGAGATATTTGACTTGTATTTCACTCCGCCCATAAATTGCTTTACTTCCTTGTTATCCCTTGTTTTTTTGCTCATACAAACCAGCCGCAGACTGATTGAATCACTCTTCATAAGCATATTTACAGGCAAGATGAACGTTGCTCACTACCTACTGGGTGTGACTTACTACATTTTGGTTTCAACTGCTCTAGCTGCACCTTTCTTTCAGTCATCTAAAAGTGATGAAG GTTGGTGTGATTCCTGTAAGCATTCCTTTGCAACTGTAAGGTGGTACCAGTATGTTGCAATGGTCATGTTTGTGTGGGCAAGCTGGCACCAATGGAAGTGTCATATTATCCTGGCAATGTTACGGCAATCACCAAGTGGGCAAATTACCAAAGTGTACCGAATTCCATACGGGGACTGGTTCGAATTTGTTTCCAGTCCTCACTACCTGGCagaaattgttatttatttgtcATTATTCATACTTCAGAAAGCATGCAACATTTATTTCGGCTTGATTTTGCTATTTACGATTCAGAATCTTACTATTGGAGCCACAGTTACTCATGGATGGTACAAAAATAAGTTTAAAGAATACCCCAACTCTCGTTACCGCATATTTCCATTCATATACTGA
- the LOC136930855 gene encoding F-box/WD repeat-containing protein 7-like yields MAGPGRPVDLNCATTEELERLNGVGRTIAKSIVEVRTVLGGFSSVEDLKGIPGIGQNFLDVNKDYLCCSPISSLSRRETRGSSKGKTERPTSQRRSSAPKAPCKGQTTPKGTSSKSVKRKLSCGSGNRQDCEHEESESPSPEKKFCTPGHKRLLKLLPMRNYGTIKTGTPILSPVDSRCRHMTFCSPPAGLEEWLRTFHQWSLEERKYALDEIIENCEPTVVRHIMGTIEPRFQRDFISLLPRELALYVLSFLEPRDLLRAAQTCKCWQTLCDDNLLWKQKCKQARIEEEPVSPVKSVRRRSNTFQQTNPNNKAVNSPFKKLFMTKQRVYWNWRMGPLRPSKVLKGHDDHVITCLQFCGSKIVSGSDDGTLKVWSAISGKCLRTLVGHTGGVWSSQLSGNTIVSGSTDRTLKVWNADTGHCMHTLYGHSSTVRCMDMHDGTVVSGSRDGTLRVWDTSSGNCLHVLVGHLAAVRCVKYDGRRVVSGAYDFLVKVWDPETEQCVHTLQGHTNRVYSLQFDGVYIVSGSLDTSIRVWHVETGQCMHTLIGHQSLTSGMELKNNTLVSGNADSTVKIWDITSGQCLQTLAGPNKHQSAVTCLQFNSRFVITSSDDGTVKIWDLRTGEFIRDLVKLDSGGSGGVVWRVKCDEKKLVCAVGSRNGTEETKLLVLDFDVHE; encoded by the exons ATGGCTGGCCCAGGACGTCCTGTGGATCTAAATTGTGCAACGACTGAAGAGCTTGAGCGTTTGAATGGAGTTGGCAGGACGATAGCCAAGAGCATTGTGGAAGTTCGCACCGTTTTGGGAGGGTTTTCAAGCGTTGAGGACTTGAAAGGTATCCCAggaattggacaaaatttcctTGATGTTAACAAGGATTATCTCTGTTGTTCGCCCATCTCGTCTCTTTCGAGGCGTGAGACAAGAGGGTCTTCAAAAGGGAAAACGGAAAGGCCGACATCCCAAAGAAGGTCCTCAGCCCCGAAAGCGCCATGCAAAGGGCAAACTACGCCAAAGGGAACCAGCAGCAAGTCAGTTAAACGAAAACTATCGTGTGGTAGTGGCAATCGGCAAGACTGTGAGCATGAGGAAAGTGAGAGTCCGTCACCTGAAAAGAAATTCTGTACCCCTGGCCACAAGAGACTGTTAAAACTCCTCCCCATGCGAAACTATGGAACAATAAAAACAGGTACACCCATTCTGAGCCCTGTTGATAGCCGCTGCAGGCATATGACATTTTGTAGTCCTCCAGCTGGTCTGGAAGAGTGGTTACGCACGTTTCATCAGTGGTCGTTGGAGGAGCGCAAATATGCTCTTGATGAGATTATAGAGAACTGTGAGCCAACTGTTGTGAGGCACATTATGGGTACAATTGAGCCAAGGTTTCAACGAGACTTCATTTCTCTATTGCCAAGAGAGCTGGCTCTTTATGTGTTATCATTTTTAGAACCCAGGGACTTGTTACGTGCTGCTCAAACTTGCAAATGCTGGCAAACACTCTGTGATGACAACTT GCTGTGGAAACAAAAATGTAAGCAAGCCAGAATAGAAGAAGAGCCTGTCAGTCCTGTGAAGAGTGTGCGACGCAGGTCAAATACTTTCCAACAAACAAACCCAAATAATAAGGCTGTGAATAGCCCGTTCAAGAAACTTTTTATGACAAAGCAACGAGTCTACTGGAACTGGAGAATGGGCCCATTGCGCCCTTCAAAAGTGCTCAAAGGACATGATGATCATGTGATTACATGTCTACAGTTTTGTGGCAGTAAAATTGTGAGTGGTTCTGATGATGGTACCCTGAAAGTATGGTCTGCTATATCTGGAAAGTGCTTGCGCACTCTTGTGGGACACACCGGAGGGGTTTGGTCATCACAGCTGAGTGGCAATACCATTGTTAGTGGCTCTACTGACCGTACACTAAAGGTGTGGAATGCAGACACTGGACACTGTATGCACACATTGTATGGACACTCCTCCACGGTGCGCTGCATGGACATGCACGATGGCACAGTTGTCAGTGGTTCCAGGGATGGAACCTTGAGAGTGTGGGACACATCATCGGGAAATTGTCTTCATGTGTTAGTTGGTCATCTTGCAGCTGTCAGATG TGTGAAATATGATGGCAGGCGTGTTGTAAGTGGAGCGTACGACTTTCTGGTGAAAGTTTGGGACCCTGAGACGGAGCAATGTGTACACACATTACAAGGTCATACCAACAGGGTGTATTCCTTACAGTTTGATGGTGTGTACATAGTAAGTGGTTCACTAGACACCTCAATACGTGTCTGGCATGTGGAGACTGGGCAGTGTATGCACACCCTTATTGGACACCAGTCACTCACCAGTGGAATGGAACTAAAGAACAATACATTGGTATCTGGTAATGCAGATTCCACTGTCAAAATCTGGGACATCACATCTGGTCAGTGCCTTCAGACCCTAGCTGGCCCAAACAAGCACCAGAGTGCAGTCACATGTTTGCAGTTCAACAGTCGCTTTGTTATCACCAGCTCTGATGATGGTACAGTTAAAATATGGGACCTGCGCACAGGAGAATTCATTCGAGACCTTGTAAAGTTGGACAGTGGTGGAAGTGGAGGCGTAGTGTGGCGAGTGAAATGTGATGAAAAGAAGTTGGTTTGTGCAGTCGGTAGTCGGAATGGAACTGAGGAAACAAAGTTATTAGTCCTTGATTTTGATGTACATGAGTAA
- the LOC136930857 gene encoding vesicle-trafficking protein SEC22b-like: MVVMTMIGRVIDGLPLAASMQSDQDTSRGLQDYQAQAKMLFRRLTDHSPARSSIETGSMMFHYIIENGVCYLTLTEKTFSKRAAFSFLEELSTEFHREYGSKIATATRPYSFIEFDTYIQKARKNYQDSRARRNLNRLNDELHDVQRIMVQNIDDVLQRGEQISVLDDKAGNLRFQSEVYKKDATYLNLRSSYAKYAAVGTVFLVLVIYVRFWWF, translated from the exons ATGGTTGTAATGACTATGATAGGCCGTGTTATTGATGGCCTTCCTTTAGCGGCATCAATGCAGAGCGACCAAGAT acaaGTCGGGGCTTACAAGATTACCAGGCACAAGCCAAGATGTTATTCAGGAGACTTACTGACCACTCACCTGCAAGGAGCAGCATTGAAACTGGATCAATGATGTTTCA TTACATTATTGAAAACGGTGTTTGCTACTTGACGCTTACAGAAAAGACTTTCTCCAAGAGAGCAGCTTTCAGCTTTCTAGAGGAACTGTCAACAGAGTTTCACAGAGAATATGGATCAAAGATTGCTACAGCAACAAGACCATATTCTTTTATTGAATTTG ATACATACAttcaaaaagcaagaaaaaattaCCAGGATTCAAGAGCAAGAAGAAACTTAAACAGATTAAACGATGAGCTCCATGATGTTCAACGAATAATGGTTCAAAACATTGATGATGTTCTTCAAAGAGGGGAGCAAATCTCAG TGTTAGATGACAAGGCTGGAAATCTAAGGTTCCAGTCAGAGGTGTACAAGAAAGATGCAACATATTTGAATCTACGTTCTTCCTATGCCAAGTATGCAGCAGTAGGAACAGTTTTTTTGGTGCTAGTAATATATGTTCGCTTCTGGTGGTTTTGA
- the LOC136930859 gene encoding zinc finger matrin-type protein 2-like — MAGVSGKNDNFRRTWDREQYEKKAKDRTEESDSDDEDSSHSKKRPSVPVKRELLKRREYDVDLEANLGKSVVITKTTPLSHTGGYYCNVCDCVVKDSVNFLDHINGKKHQRNLGMSMRVERSSLDQVKRRFEMNKRKREEEKQKKDKDYDLEERIAIVREEEELRKQQRKVARKEKKQKTAAADDGDINPELTAMMGFAGFGTSKK; from the exons ATGGCTGGAGTAAGtggaaaaaatgacaactttaGAAGAACTTGGGACAGAGAACAATACGAAAAGAAGGCTAAGGATAGAACAGAAGAGTCAGACTCGGATGATGAAGATAGTTCTCATTCGAAAAAGCGTCCTTCTGTGCCGGTAAAGAGGGAGCTTCTCAAAAGGAGAGAGTACGACGTTGATCTTGAAGCAAACCTTGGTAAATCAGTAGTCATAACCAAAACGACGCCGCTATCTCACACTGGAGGATATTATTGCAATGTGTGTGACTGTGTAGTCAAAGATTCGGTGAACTTTTTAGACCATATCAATGGTAAAAAACATCAACGAAATCTTGGTATGTCGATGAGAGTCGAAAGATCTTCTCTGGATCAAGTGAAACGACGCTTTGAAATGaataagagaaagagagaggaagaaaagcaaaagaaagacaAGGATTATGATTTGGAAGAGAGGATAGCTATTGTTCGAGAGGAG GAAGAACTaagaaaacaacaacgaaaGGTTGCTCGCAAAGAAAAGAAGCAGAAGACAGCAGCTGCAGATGATGGCGACATCAACCCAGAATTGACTGCCATGATGGGATTTGCTGGTTTTGGAACCA